The genomic stretch CTCTGGATAGCCCAACCTCTAAATCGCAGCCGGCCAGAAATGCTTTTCATAATCTCGAACTGTTTGGACGACTTATTTCCATGGCGATTGAAAATTATTATCAGTTTTCCGAACTCGAAAAGCGGTCGCGGCGTTTGAAGCAAATACTAGTCACAAGTAATATTTTCAAGCTTTACTTAAGTTTAAATGATTTGCTTAAAGAGGTTGTTTGGTCAATTAAGTTTTCTCTGGATTTTAATTTAGTTGCATTGGGATTGGTTAGCAAGAGGAGTGGCAATCTTGAAATTAAGGCTGTTGCTTGTGATGACAAGAATAAACGAAATCAACTGCATGGATTAGCTTTTCCCCTCGATCCTTTAGCCGAACTATTCAGAGCAGAGTATAACAATGGCAAATCATTTTTGGTGGAAAAAGAAGAAGAAATTCTTTATTCATTAAAGAAAATTTATTACGGCGACAAATTCAATACCTCACAAAACGGAGGCTGGCCCACTTGCGGAATATTACTAGTCCCGGTAAAGTCACGGGATAGCAAAATAATTGGCTTGTTAATGGTCGATGACCCGGTGAATAAGAAACTACCCACGAAGGATGTAATAAAAACATTAGAAATATTGGCTAATCAAATCGCCGTAGCCATTGATAATCGAGTGCTCTATGTTCAAATGAAAGAAAAAAATCGACGAACAGATAAAAACGGCCAACAAAAAAAAGAAAAATCGGCCGATGAGACCTCTGGTATAAAAGGTTTTGTCGATAGAATTTTTAAATAAGTTTTTTTACCCTCCTGTTATTTTTGACCAAATCCTCATGATTTCTTCTTGACTTGAACAAGACGTTTTATTACTTTGAGTATCTAACTAAATTAAATATATTTAGGTTATGATATTTTCGTGTAACTTAGGTAAAATATTTCGTATACTATTTGTATTTCTAAATCTTGCGGTTTAATTCGATCAGCATTCATATTTTCCCAAAACTTGCTTTGCTAATCCTACTTTTATCATGCACGGATCGCGAACGATCGAACCCACTTGACCTAAAAAATCCTGAAACCTTGGGGCGTCCCACCGGGCTTAATGTGATTTCAATTCAAGATACGATATTTTTAAACTGGGATATAATTGAATTGAGTGATTTAACTGGTTATCAAATTTACCGTGGGTCGGACACTAATACTGAACCAGTTTTACATGCCTTTGTGTCAGCTCCGTCGAATACCTTCAAGGATTTTACAGTAGTATTTGACATTGAATATGATTATCAAATTTCTGCAGTTGGGGATAACTTTGAAAGCTCGCGGTCCGATTTTGCTAAAATCACGCCCGGCCCAACCTTTAATTGGGTAACTGAAAACGGGAATCAACAAATAGCAAAATTGACTCATGACTCCAGACATCTTATTCATAGAACAGGCAGATTCTCAGCAATTGTTGATATAGAACCAAATCCAAGAACAGGCGAGGTTTGGGTGTTAAACAATTTTATCGGTATTGAGGGCAATCTTAAGAAGGTTACTCCTGAAGGTAGAGTTGATGAGCGCTTTATTACTTTTGAGTCGCCAACGGACGCGGCTTTAAATTATGATTTAAATGAGATTTGGGTTGCCGATCCGCAGCAAAGTTCTGTAACCAAGCTTGATTCTAAATGGAATACCATTTTTACCATACATGAATTCACAATACCCACTTTAGTTGCAGTGGATCAACGAAATGGAAATTGTTGGGTGGCTCATAACGACTCCGTTTCGCGGGTACTTTCAGATGGTACTCAAGTGCTGAAGTCGGGGGTGCGGTTTGACTCGATCACATCCATGGACTTAAACTCAGAAGATGGCAGTGTCTGGCTAGTGGATGGAACTCGAATCGTTAAAATTAATCAAAATGGTGATTTCCTATTAGAGATTAAGGCGCCTTTGACTTTTCCCGGAAAAATCGCAATTAATGACTCCACCGGCGAACTCTGGGCAATAAATGATAATCCTGCCGGCTTATACAAGTTTTCACCGACAGGAGAGATGCTCTTTGATGTCACTGTCAGTTTTAGTCCCGATAATATCTCTGTAAATCTATATGACAACAGTGTTTTGGTTTCTGATGTCCGAGGGCACACTATTTACAGAGTTTCAGAAGGTGGTGAAATATTGAGCTTGTTTAAGGGCTTGATATTCCCTGATCTTGTCAGTGTTCAAAATCAGGCCCGAACCAATTGAAGTTAACAGATTTTTATTTCGGTTTGGTATTGATAATATTAAAAGATTTAATATATTATAGGCAAAACAGTGGTTGAAAGCAGCTATTGGATTATTCTAATTTTTCTCAGAGGTAGAACGCAAACACTAGAGAAATTTAGCTCTATTGTATTTTCTAAGGAGGAGTAAATGGAAGGGTTTGAGGTTTCAAAAAGTGAAAATGGTGACATCTCTATTCTATATCTGAAAGGGTATTTAGATGCTCACACAGCGCCTGATTTAGAAACCGAGTTCCAGAAATTAGTCGATGCAAAAAAATACAATATCATTGTTAATTTCCAGGACTTAAGTTATATCAGTAGTGCCGGTCTTGGTGTTTTT from candidate division KSB1 bacterium encodes the following:
- a CDS encoding STAS domain-containing protein; protein product: MEGFEVSKSENGDISILYLKGYLDAHTAPDLETEFQKLVDAKKYNIIVNFQDLSYISSAGLGVFMGFIEDIRKNGGDIKLSDMKPKIYRVFDLLGFPTLYDILDEEARALEKFGKS